Proteins encoded within one genomic window of Bos indicus x Bos taurus breed Angus x Brahman F1 hybrid chromosome 18, Bos_hybrid_MaternalHap_v2.0, whole genome shotgun sequence:
- the CCER2 gene encoding coiled-coil domain-containing glutamate-rich protein 2, with the protein MQRQGSTMLLLLLLPALLALLLGAATAAPLAPRPSKEELTRCLAEVVTEVLTLGQVRRGPCLALLHREMCETEPYGCRSTEDNGLLLGDFKKPEAGKMRSSQEVRDEEEEEEAAERTHKSEVREQAVREQLHSRLHQDHEEEKEEEKKRGPVETLEGLWKKRLEGGRGPQKQVAEQASDEETAQFEAEEKGVQVLGEGRSLWQGVEAGGERREDRHHSRQPEAEPQQEEKEEASDRQGHDVERLEHMSDELKKATEMLREELRRGG; encoded by the exons ATGCAGCGCCAAGGGTCCACCATGCTGCTCTTGCTGTTGCTGCCTGCTCTGCTGGCGCTGCTGCTGGGGGCTG CCACTGCAGCTCCCCTGGCACCCAGACCCTCCAAGGAGGAG CTGACGCGCTGTCTGGCAGAGGTGGTCACAGAAGTGCTGACGCTGGGCCAGGTGAGGCGAGGCCCCTGCCTGGCTCTCCTCCACAGAG AAATGTGTGAGACAGAGCCCTATGGCTGTCGGTCCACTGAAGATAATGGCCTACTGCTTGGGGATTTTAAAAAGCCAGAGGCTGGGAAGATGAGGTCTAGTCAGGAGGTGAGGgacgaggaagaggaggaggaggcagcagaaagGACCCACAAGTCTGAGGTGCGGGAACAGGCTGTCCGTGAGCAGCTCCACAGCCGGCTCCACCAGGACCacgaagaggagaaagaggaagaaaagaagaggggGCCCGTGGAGACCTTGGAGGGCCTGTGGAAGAAGCGTCTGGAGGGCGGCAGGGGCCCCCAGAAGCAGGTGGCAGAGCAGGCCAGCGATGAGGAGACGGCCCAGTtcgaggcagaggagaagggagtgcaGGTGCTGGGCGAGGGCCGCAGCCTGTGGCAGGGGGTCGAGGCGGGCGGAGAGAGACGTGAGGACCGCCACCACTCCCGCCAGCCAGAAGCCGAGccccagcaggaggagaaggaagaggcttcAGACAGGCAG GGGCACGATGTGGAGCGGCTGGAGCACATGAGCGATGAGCTGAAGAAGGCGACGGAGATGCTGCGAGAGGAGCTCAGGAGGGGGGGCTGA
- the NFKBIB gene encoding NF-kappa-B inhibitor beta, translating to MAGVACLGKAADADEWCDSGLGSLGPDAAAPGGPGLGAELGPGLSWAPLVFGYVTEDGDTALHLAVIHQHEPFLDFLLGFAAGTEYLDLQNDLGQTALHLAAILEEASAVEKLYAAGSSLLVAERGGHTALHLACRVGAHTCARVLLQPRPQRPRGAPKTYLAQGSDHTPDTDHTPIALYSEPDVEKEEDESEEDWKLQLEAEDYEGHTPLHVAVIHKDAEMVRLLQEAGADLNKPEPTCGRSPLHLAVEAQAADVLELLLKAGADPAVRMYGGRTPLGSAMLRPNAILARLLRAHGAPEPEDEDKPGPCSSSSSSSDSESGDEGDEYDDIVVHSGRSPNQLPPTPASKPLPDDPI from the exons ATGGCCGGGGTCGCGTGTTTGGGGAAAGCTGCGGACGCCGATGAATGGTGCGACAGCGGCCTGGGCTCTCTGGGTCCGGACGCGGCGGCCCCCGGAGGACCTGGGCTAGGCGCGGAGCTGGGCCCGGGGCTGTCGTGGGCGCCCCTCGTTTTCGGCTACGTCACTGAGGATGGCGACAC GGCACTGCACTTGGCGGTGATTCATCAGCATGAGCCCTTCCTGGACTTCCTTCTAGGCTTTGCAGCTGGTACCGAGTACCTGGACCTGCAGAATGACTTGGGCCAG ACGGCCCTGCACCTGGCCGCCATCCTGGAGGAGGCGTCCGCGGTAGAGAAGTTGTATGCAGCAGGCTCCAGTTTGCTGGTGGCGGAGCGTGGAGGCCACACGGCGCTGCACCTGGCCTGCCGCGTGGGGGCCCACACCTGTGCTCGCGTGCTGCTCCAGCCTCGCCCCCAGCGCCCCAGGGGAGCCCCCAAAACCTACCTCGCTCAGGGCTCTGACCATACCCCTGACACCGACCACACCCCTATTGCCCTGTACTCTGAACCTGATGTGGAGAAAGAAGAGGATGAGAGTGAAGAGGACTGGAAACTGCAGCTGGAGGCTGAAGACTATGAGG GCCACACCCCACTCCACGTGGCTGTCATCCACAAAGACGCAGAGATGGTCCGACTGCTCCAGGAGGCAGGAGCCGACCTCAACAAACCC GAGCCCACCTGTGGCCGGAGCCCCCTGCACTTGGCTGTGGAGGCCCAAGCAGCTGACGTACTGGAGCTTCTCCTGAAGGCCGGTGCTGACCCCGCCGTCCGCATGTATGGTGGCCGCACCCCACTCGGTAGTGCCATGCTCCGGCCCAACGCCATCCTCGCCCGCCTCCTCCGTGCTCATGGAGCCCCAGAGCCCGAGGACGAGGACAAGCCTGgcccctgcagcagcagcagcagcagcagcgacagcGAGAGCGGGGATGAGGGC GATGAATACGATGACATCGTAGTCCACAGTGGCCGGAGCCCCAACCAGCTACCTCCCACCCCAGCGTCAAAACCGCTCCCTGACGACCCCATCTGA